A region from the Terriglobia bacterium genome encodes:
- a CDS encoding arylsulfatase: MNNNKGKKIDQHIKPAGPRDTTILSDILPLPEPRFHGRIGSTYADSEADIIALPAAPAGAPNVLLVLLDDVGFGQTSTFGGPANTPTLQRLADEGLRYNRFHTTALCSPTRAALLSGRNHHSVHTGCITELATGFPGYDGSWPREAACVAEILKANEYSTAAFGKWHNTPDHELGACGTFDRWPSGKGFDYFYGFQGGESSQWHTPLFENTAPIEMPHDNPKWHFSEAITERAIGWIGQQKATAPEKPFFVYFAPGAAHAPHHPPKQWADKYKGKFDHGWDRQREITFESQKKLGLIPKSTKLTPRPDSIPSWASRSADEKRLYARMQEVFAGFLEHIDIQVGKLVDAIEQMGLRDDTLIIYVVGDNGPSAEGTLTGTLNVMRTMLGLEDDAAKMLKHIDEIGGPNFENHYPVGWCWAGSSPFQWMKQVASHFGGTRNGLVMSWPKRISDKGGLRSQFHHAIDIAPTILEIAGIPEPREVNGVPQKPIEGVSMAYTFSGKDAPSKRNTQYFEMFGNRALYHDGWVAGCV, encoded by the coding sequence ATGAATAACAACAAGGGCAAAAAGATCGACCAGCACATTAAACCCGCAGGTCCGCGAGACACTACAATTCTGTCCGACATCCTGCCGCTGCCCGAGCCGCGCTTTCATGGCCGCATCGGAAGTACATACGCCGACTCCGAAGCCGATATCATTGCGTTGCCGGCGGCGCCCGCAGGCGCACCCAACGTACTTTTAGTGCTTCTGGACGATGTCGGCTTCGGCCAAACGAGCACATTCGGCGGCCCCGCAAACACGCCCACGCTGCAACGTCTCGCCGACGAGGGTCTGCGCTACAACCGTTTTCATACGACCGCGCTTTGCTCGCCGACGCGAGCCGCTTTGCTTTCCGGGCGCAACCACCACTCCGTCCACACCGGCTGTATCACGGAGCTGGCAACGGGCTTCCCAGGATACGACGGCTCGTGGCCTAGAGAAGCGGCATGCGTGGCCGAGATACTTAAAGCCAATGAATACAGCACCGCCGCGTTCGGCAAGTGGCACAACACACCCGATCACGAACTGGGAGCTTGTGGTACTTTCGATCGCTGGCCGAGCGGTAAGGGCTTTGATTATTTTTACGGATTCCAAGGCGGAGAGTCGAGCCAGTGGCACACGCCCCTTTTCGAGAACACCGCGCCAATCGAAATGCCGCACGACAATCCGAAATGGCATTTCTCTGAAGCGATCACCGAAAGGGCGATTGGCTGGATTGGGCAGCAGAAGGCCACGGCACCCGAGAAGCCGTTCTTTGTCTACTTCGCACCAGGCGCCGCGCACGCTCCGCACCATCCGCCCAAGCAATGGGCTGACAAGTACAAGGGAAAGTTCGATCACGGGTGGGATCGCCAGCGCGAAATTACGTTTGAGAGTCAGAAGAAACTTGGCCTCATTCCCAAAAGCACAAAACTGACGCCGCGGCCCGATTCTATCCCGTCATGGGCCTCCCGTTCGGCGGATGAGAAACGCCTCTACGCGCGGATGCAGGAGGTCTTCGCCGGCTTCCTGGAGCACATCGACATACAGGTCGGAAAGCTGGTGGACGCGATTGAGCAGATGGGTCTGCGCGACGACACGCTCATTATCTACGTCGTTGGTGACAACGGTCCAAGCGCCGAAGGGACCCTAACCGGCACGCTCAATGTGATGAGGACGATGTTGGGCCTCGAGGACGATGCGGCAAAGATGCTCAAGCACATCGATGAGATCGGTGGTCCAAATTTCGAGAATCACTACCCCGTGGGTTGGTGTTGGGCAGGATCGTCACCGTTTCAGTGGATGAAGCAGGTCGCGTCACACTTCGGCGGAACGCGAAACGGTCTGGTGATGTCCTGGCCGAAACGCATCAGCGACAAAGGCGGCCTGCGTTCCCAATTCCACCATGCCATCGATATCGCGCCAACAATTCTCGAAATCGCGGGCATCCCTGAACCGCGCGAGGTGAACGGTGTTCCGCAAAAGCCGATCGAGGGCGTCAGCATGGCCTACACTTTCTCGGGCAAGGATGCTCCTAGTAAACGGAATACGCAGTATTTCGAGATGTTCGGCAACCGAGCGCTCTATCACGACGGCTGGGTGGCGGGATGTGT